In the Blautia coccoides genome, ATTGTCACAGTGCTGTCTGTGCTGGCTGTCTGTGTGTTGTATCGATTTACCAGGAGACAGGTGCTCACACCTATCCGCAGACTGACTGAGATTATGGATGAGATCAGAGCGGGAGAGAGTGCTGTGGTTCCGGATATGGATGCGCGGTTTTATGAAATAAGGCAGATCAATGACACCCTGTCCCAGATGGTGCAGGCTCTGGAAAAGCAGCGGGTGAGAACTGTGGAGGAGGCTGTGGAGAAGCAGAAAGCACAGATGCAATATCTCCAGCTCCAGTTAAAACCACATTTCTATCTGAATGGGCTGAAAACCCTCAATGCCTTGGTCCTGGAGAAGGAGACAGATAAGATGCAGGAGCTGATTCTGAATCTGTCAAAACACATCCGTTATCTTCTGCAGGTGGACAGGGAGACGGTAACGCTGAAAATGGAGATTGAATTTGTACAAAATTATGTAGAACTGCAGAAACATGTGACCGGGCGCCAGGTTTTTTGTGAGGTGCAGACTGTGGAGGATGCAGAGCAGTGGATGGTCCCGGTATTATGCATTCAGACATTTGTGGAGAACAGTGTGAAATATGCCAGATTCGGAAGTGTGCAGGTGCCCCTGCAGATTCAGATTACGGCAGATGTGCTTGTGACTGAGGAGGGACGTTTTCTGGATCTCAGTATTCAGGATAACGGACAGGGGTATCCTGAGGAAATTTTGGAGGAGATCAACAAAGAAACAAATACAGGCAGCCGCAGTGTGGGGATCAACAACATAAAGCGGCGCTGCCAGCTTTTATATGGGGAGAGGGCAGAGTATTATTTTACCAATCAGGACGGAGCTATGAGTGAGTTAATATTACCGGAGGAGATGCAAAACGATGAATGTATTATTAGTGGATGACCAGAAGGCCATCGTGGAGAGCCTGAAGAATGGAATTCAGTGGGGGAAATTGCCTGTGAGTCAGGTCTATACTGCGTGCAGCGCAAAGGAGGCAAAGCTGGTGCTGCGCAATTTTGAGGTGGACGTACTGGTTAGTGATATTGAAATGCCCGAGGAGAACGGTCTGTCCCTGTGTAGATGGGCAAAAGAGCAGTTCCAGGAGATAGAATGCATTTTTCTCACGTCCCATGCGGATTTTGCCTATGCGAAGGAGGCTATCGCTATGGGGGGATTTGACTATGTGCTGCAGCCTGTAAGATACGAAGAGGTGGAGGCAGTGCTCCTAAAAGCATGGGATAACATCAGCAGCAGGAAAAAACTGCGCCGCCTGGAAAATACCAGAAAGCTGGTCATAGAACAGAGAAATACTATTTTGGATGCCATGCTCTCCAAAATGACGCGGGATAAAGGGGAGGAAGCTGACCAGATATACCGGCATTATGTGGAGATGTTCCGCATGGAGTATGACAGCTGTGCTGTACATCCTGTTCTTGTACAGATTTTAAAGTGGAAAAGGCTTTCAGAAACGTGGGAGGAAAATTTGGTACGCATGACTCTCTGCAATATTGCGGAGGAACTGTTTGCGGACCAGGATGTTCGGGCAGGGATTTCCTGCCTCAGAGAGAACCGCTACTGGCTGTTTCTTGCGGCTGAGAGAGGAGCGGTTGGGGAGGAGCTGTGGCACAGGAGACTGGAAGAATTTTATGCTTTTGTCAATGAAAATATGGATTTCTCTGTGAGCGTATATCCCATTGCAGAGCTGGACGAGGACTATGCCTTTAGCCATATATTCATGCGTCTGGGCAGGCGGATCGAGGGAAATAGGGAGAAAAAGCCGGGGATCTATTGGGATGATGTGGAGGCAGCAGGACATATAGATGAGATAGATCCCATTGATACGGCAGTGAAATATATCAGAAAAAACCTCAGCAAAAATATTTCCAGAGCGGAGGTGGCAGAACTGGTACATTTAAATGAGGAGTATTTTTCCAGGCTGTTCAGACAGGAGACAGGGGATACCTTCAAAGATTTTATGATGATGGAGAAAATGAAAGCAGCCAAGAAGCTTTTGGCAGAGACCCATCTGTCAGTCAGTATTGTGGCGTCCAAGGTGGGATATGACAATTTTTCTCACTTTTCTAAAATGTTTAAAAAAATGACAGAGATGACACCCCAGGAGTACAGAAAGGACAATCAAAAGAGATAAGTCACAGAAGCGACAGGACCTATCACGAAAGTGGCAGAATTCCGGTGGGACTATGGCAGGAGTCACGCAGAACATCACAAAAGTACGAATTCCCATCATGAAAGTTACAGATAAAAACAGAGATCCCGGATAAAATAGAGACATCATAAAGCTTGTCGATGGGCAGGAAAAGAAAAGGAATGGAGGATGTTTGAAATGAGAAAAAACATCAGAAGAACAGCAGCTGTGATCAGTGCGGCGGCCATGGCGGTTTCCCTGGCAGCCTGCGGAGGCGGGGATAGTGCCTCTTCAAAAGAATCCGGGAGAGATGAGGTAAAAACTGTAAATGTCCATATCCCTACCGTATATGATCTGCCGGATGCGCAGAAAGTGGAGGATGAGATCAACAAGATCACAGAGGAGAAATATAAAATCCGCCTGGATCTGAATTTTATTACAACAGGAAACTGGCTGCAGCAGTCCAATCTGCTCTTTACCGGTGACGAGGCAGATGTGATCGCTGTATACTCCACACCGCTCACAACATATGTGAAGAATGGGCAGCTTGTGGATTTGACAGAGTATTACGACAAGGCATCTGATGCGTTTAAAGCTGTGTGGTCCCAGGAGGAGATGCAGGGTACAACGGTAAACGGAAAGATTTATGCAGTGCCGAATATGAGGAATTTCGGAAACTATTTTGGACTGAATATCGACTCCGATATTGCGGCAGAATTTGGCATAGAGGAAGGCCAGAAGCTGACTATGGAGGACGTGGATACCTTCTTAAGGGCAGCACACGAGAAGTATCCTGACCGTTACGCGCTGGCACCTCAGGGAACGGATACGATTATCGGACAGTGGAGCTGGGATGGTCTGGGAGACAGCAAATACATCGGTGTCCTTCCGGAATGCGGACAGTCCACAGAGGTACAGAACCTGTTTGATACAAAAGATTTCCGGGAATTCTGCACCTGGACACGAGCCTGGTACAAGGACGGCCTGATCATGCAGGATATTCTGAGCAATACACAGCCATGGCAGACCATGATCGGCAATAAACAGGCGATTGCCTGCCTTGATAATTATGGTGTAAACGGATTGAACGGTATGATCCGTACGGTCATTTTAGATAAATGGGCTGTGGCTAATTCCTATTCGGAGCTGTGCTACGGTATCAATATGAACTCCAAAGACAAGGATGCGGCCTGGGAAGTCATGGAGATCCTGTACACAGATGCAGAAGTCTCAAAGCTTTTAAATGACGGTATTGAGGGAACGCATTATGTAAAAAATGATGACGGCACCATATCTTTCCCGGACGGCAAGACAGCCGCTGACTGCGGTTACGGCATGGCTGATGAGTATTGGATCACACCTTACTCTGCAAACAGCCTTCCTCTGGATGTCAACGGAGCATCTTTCTTTGAGGATCTGCTGAAATTTAATGAGGAGACCATGAAATCCAAAGCCTTCGGATTCGCTTTTGACACAACGGAAGTTGCAGATCAGTATGCTGCCTGCTGCAGTGTTATGGACAAATACTATAAGGCTCTTATGTCCGGAACTGTGGATGTGGAGAGCACCATTGAACAGGCTGATAAGGAGTTTGAGGCAGCCGGTTTGAATGATATCATCAAAGCAAAACAGGAGCAGCTCGACACCTTCCTGGCAGGCAGATAGGAGGGAAACCCATGGCGAAAACAGCGGTTAAACCGGCAGGCGGACTTCATCGGAAGATGGCCAAGAGAAAAATGACTCTGGCTCTACTGTCCATGATGCTGCCGGGTTTTATCTACCTGATCATCAATAATTATATTCCCATGGCAGGCCTGGTCATAGCGTTCAAACGTTTTGACTACAGCAAGGGGATATGGGGAAGTGACTGGTGCGGTTTGAGCAACTTTACTTACTTGTTTAAAACCCAGGATGCCCTGAATATTATAAGAAATACAGTCTGCTATAACCTGGTATTCATTCTGTTGGGAAATCTTTTAGCGGTTGCGGTTGCCGTTATGCTGAACTTCCTGCGGGGCAGGATGAACAAAAAAATCTACCAGACAGTAATTTTGATCCCGTATCTGATATCCATGGTTGTGGTTTCTTACATAGTCTTTGGGTTTCTCAGTCAGGAAAATGGTTTCCTGAACAAGATGATCGTTTCCATGGGCGGAGATACTGTAAGCTGGTACACAGAGGCAAAATACTGGCCCTTTATATTGGTCCTTGTAAATCTTTGGAAGGGATTTGGATACTCCAGTATTCTCTATTACGCAACGGTTATCGGTATTGATTCTGCACTCTATGAAGCAGCCACTGTGGACGGAGCTGGACGGTGGCGCCAGGTATGGCATGTGACACTTCCGGGGCTGAAAGGAACAATTATCACCATGGTACTTTTGAATATCGGACGTATGTTTTACACGGATTTTGGTCTGTTTTATCAGGTGCCCATGCGCTCCGGGCTGATATCATCCGTGACAGATACCATCGACGTATTCGTTTATAAGGGACTGACCCAGTTAAATGATATAGGCCGTGCGTCAGCAGCCGGATTTTTACAGTCCGTTCTGGGTTTTATACTGGTCCTGACTGTCAACTTTATTGTCCGTAAGGTCGATGAAGAAAATGCACTGTTCTGAGAAAGGAGGAAATTATGGTCAGTAAAAATAAAACAGGACAGATCGTCTTGAACATTATCTTCATTCTGCTGGCAGTAACAGCTCTGGCGCCGTTTCTGCTGCTCATCTCCTCCTCTCTGACCAGTGAACCTGTACTCATGAAAGAAGGGTACAGCTTCTGGCCGAAGGAGTTCAGTCTGGCGTCTTATGCCTATCTGTTCAAAAGCAGCACGAAAATCCTGAGAGGATATGGGATTACCATTTTTGTCACAGTGGTGGGTACTGTGCTGAGTGTTCTGATCACCACACTCTTTGCCTATCCCCTATCTAGAAAAGAGCTTCCGGGGAGATACCTGTTTTCGTTTTTCGTATTTTTTACCATGCTGTTTAACGGGGGGCTGGTCCCGACTTATATGATGTGGACACAGACATTTCATATTAAGGATACACTTTGGGCACTAATCCTTCCGGGGCTTTTGATGAATGCCTTTTACGTCATCATGATGCGCTCCTTCTTTACTGCAAATATACCGGATGCACTGGTGGAAGCTGCCAGGATTGACGGGGCAGGGGAATATAAGATACTGTTTAAGATTGTGCTTCCCCTTTCAAAACCAATGATGGCTACGTTGGCGCTGATGATCGGGCTGGGTTACTGGAATGACTGGATGAACAGCCTTTACTATATCACGAATGAAAAGCTGTTCAGTATCCAGGCGATTTTGAACACGATCATCACCAATATCCAGTTCCTTACCAGCGGACAGAGTGCGGCAGCCTCCAATGTGGATCTGTCACAGCTCCCCAGTGTGGGGATCAGGATGGCGATTGCGGTTATCGGAATCCTTCCGGTGTTATGTATTTATCCGTTCTTCCAGAAGTATTTTGTAAAAGGTATTGTTGTGGGCGGCGTGAAAGGTTAAAACAAAAAAGACGGCTGTAATGAGAAATCATTACGGCTGTTTTTGCGTATGGACAGTACATTTGTTGTGTGTTATCCTTTGAAAGGACTAACGTATGTCTGAAAATCTTACATAAAAGGATGGGACAAAATATGAAAAAGAATTCAGCGGGAACCTCCCGGACCAGGGATGCCTTCCGCTCAAAATTTGGTTTTATTGTGGCATGTGTGGGTTCTGCGGTGGGGATGGGAAATATCTGGATGTTTCCTTACCGGACCGGACAGTACGGCGGAGCGGCTTTTCTGATTCCCTATTTTATATTCGTTGCAATATTGGGATTCTCCGGAGTGGTGGGAGAGATGGCTTTTGGGCGCGCTATGAAGACAGGACCCCTGGGAGCTTTCGGGAAAGTGATGGAGATGCGGGGGCTGAAGGGAGGAAGGCTCATCGGAATGATCCCTGTCCTTGGCTCACTGGCCATCGGCATCGGCTATTCCGTGGTGGTTGGCTGGTTTCTGCGGTTTTTGTGGGGGTCTCTTTCAGGGAACATGTTTCACGCCGCTGATGTCTCAGCCTATTTTGGAGAGATAGCCGGTAACTTTGGGAGTACGGGCTGGCATATGGCCGGTCTGGCTGTGACCTTTGTTATTATGGCTTTCGGGGTTTCCAAGGGCATAGAGAAGATGAACAAGATCATGATGCCCCTGTTTTTTATATTCTTTTTATTTCTCATGATCCGTGTGCTGACCCTGGGGAATGCGGGTGCGGGATATAAATATCTCTTCGTGCCGAAATGGGAATATCTCATGCAGCCCAAGACCTGGGTGTTTGCCCTTGGGCAGGCGTTCTTTTCCCTGTCTTTGGCCGGTTCCGGCACACTGGTATACGGCAGTTATCTGTCAAAGGATGTGGATGTGGTGGAGAGTGCCAGAAACGTGGCGTTTTTTGATACCTGTGCGGCTATCCTTGCCGGCCTGGTAGTGATCCCTGCGGTTTTTGCCTTTGGATTGGATGTGTCAGCAGGGCCGCCCCTTATGTTCATTACCCTTCCCGAGGTCTTCAGACAGATGCCTTTTGGACAGGTGTTCGCAGTGGTGTTTTTTGTGGCGGTGCTGTTTGCAGCGGTCACCTCTTTGATGAATCTCTTTGAGACGCCCATTGAGGCGCTCCAGGAACAGTTTGGCCTGTCCAGAAAGATGGCGGTGATCCTGGTGGCGTTTGCCGCTGCCGCTGTGGGAATCTTTATTGAGAGTGCTGATATGGTCAGTGTGTGGATGGATGTGGTTTCCATCTATATTATTCCTCTGGGAGCACTTCTGGCGGCAGTGATGTTTTTCTGGGCAGCGCCCAGGGGATTTGCCAGAGAACAGGTGCAGACCGGACGCAGAAAACCTCTTGGAAAATGGTTCGAGCCGGCCACAAAATATCTCTTTGTGGGACTGACTTTTGTTGTGTATATTTTAGGAATTTTCTATGGTGGGATTGGTTGATTTATGAATTTTGCAGGTTGAAGTGAAAAAGGGAATTTGTTATACTTAGTGAGACGAAAAGGACGGTTTGTTTACAAAACGGCTTTGTCGTATACACTATAGAAAAATTGACAGGAGAGGTAAAGGATGAGTATAAGAATCGGAATTTTAGGCTATGGTAATCTGGGACGCGGAGTGGAATGTGCGGTAAAACAGAACCCGGATATGGAACTGGCTGCTGTTTTTACACGCCGTAATCCTGCGGACGTCCATATCATGACAGAGACTGCAAAGGTTTATCATGTGGATGAGGCTGTGAAGATGAAGGATGAGATCGACGTCCTGATCCTGTGCGGCGGAAGCGCTACTGATCTACCGAAGCAGACACCTGAGTTTGCACAGTATTTTAACGTAGTGGACAGCTTTGATACTCATGCGAAAATACCGGAGCATTTTGCAGATGTGGACGCAGCCGCAAAGAAGAGCGGTAAGATCGGCCTGATCTCTGTTGGCTGGGATCCGGGAATGTTTTCTTTAAACCGTCTGTATGCCAATGCTGTTCTGCCGGAGGGAACAGATTATACCTTCTGGGGAAAAGGCGTCAGCCAGGGACATTCCGATGCAGTCAGAAGGATTGAAGGCGTAGTGGATGCAAGGCAGTATACCATTCCTGTGGAAAAAGCTCTTACAGCAGTCAGAAACGGGGAGAATCCCACACTCACAACAGGTGAAAAACATACCCGTGAGGTGTTTGTGACGGTAGAAGAGGGCGCTGATAGAGAGCGGATAGAAAAAGAGATCAAGACCATGCCAAATTATTTTGATGAATATGAGACAACAGTACATTTCATCAGCGAGGAGCAGATGAAGGCAGAACATGCCGGGCTTCCTCACGGCGGATTTGTGATCCGTACAGGTAAGACAGGATGGGAACAGGAGCACAGCCATGTGATCGAATACAGTTTGAAACTGGATTCCAACCCTGAGTTCACGTCCTCTGTCATTGTGGCTTATGCTAGAGCGGCATATCGTCTGAACCGGGAAGGACAGAGCGGATGCAGAACCGTCTTTGACATTGCGCCGGCCTATTTAACTGTAAAATCTCCGGAGGAACTTCGGAAACACATGCTGTAAGAACAGCAGATGAGGAAAAATGAAAGCGAATATTGATTTTAAAACAGAGGCAAAGAGAGTTGTCTTTGGGCTTGCAGGCGCCATTATCATGGCTGTAAATATTAAAACATTTGTAAGGGCAGGCGGTTTGTATCCGGGTGGATTTAATGGAGTCACTCTTCTGATCCAGACTATATTTGAACGGTTTATGGGAATCGCCCTGCCGTTTACACTGATCAACCTGGTTCTGAATGCGATCCCAACGATTGTTTGCTTTAAAGCCATAGGTAAGAAATTTACAGTC is a window encoding:
- a CDS encoding sensor histidine kinase, translated to MKRTHRTLYLNRTIVLVMMIGYLALLILMLCMDWYLIGEYQRKNREQEKGLLHTYVESTEAAMNKVDKLIYDIYSFDDNFDRLSRIQPDVLEYGDAWELKETMNQKMLIEENLHGYYIFYGGRTKPWYNVNTELIAPEKAPVLKNLLTQLLNRNLNTPDSRESQMRSWVTVSAEDEVCLAISCEKGKVALYGLHSLGNIENEVQESAGKKTDVMILEDGIILKNKELAKQLELLGKVQDSREEYTNRIGKYQVYGERIRNTNLWIFTAYETNLWSVMNVQQLLLLIVTVLSVLAVCVLYRFTRRQVLTPIRRLTEIMDEIRAGESAVVPDMDARFYEIRQINDTLSQMVQALEKQRVRTVEEAVEKQKAQMQYLQLQLKPHFYLNGLKTLNALVLEKETDKMQELILNLSKHIRYLLQVDRETVTLKMEIEFVQNYVELQKHVTGRQVFCEVQTVEDAEQWMVPVLCIQTFVENSVKYARFGSVQVPLQIQITADVLVTEEGRFLDLSIQDNGQGYPEEILEEINKETNTGSRSVGINNIKRRCQLLYGERAEYYFTNQDGAMSELILPEEMQNDECIISG
- a CDS encoding response regulator transcription factor translates to MNVLLVDDQKAIVESLKNGIQWGKLPVSQVYTACSAKEAKLVLRNFEVDVLVSDIEMPEENGLSLCRWAKEQFQEIECIFLTSHADFAYAKEAIAMGGFDYVLQPVRYEEVEAVLLKAWDNISSRKKLRRLENTRKLVIEQRNTILDAMLSKMTRDKGEEADQIYRHYVEMFRMEYDSCAVHPVLVQILKWKRLSETWEENLVRMTLCNIAEELFADQDVRAGISCLRENRYWLFLAAERGAVGEELWHRRLEEFYAFVNENMDFSVSVYPIAELDEDYAFSHIFMRLGRRIEGNREKKPGIYWDDVEAAGHIDEIDPIDTAVKYIRKNLSKNISRAEVAELVHLNEEYFSRLFRQETGDTFKDFMMMEKMKAAKKLLAETHLSVSIVASKVGYDNFSHFSKMFKKMTEMTPQEYRKDNQKR
- a CDS encoding ABC transporter substrate-binding protein, which codes for MRKNIRRTAAVISAAAMAVSLAACGGGDSASSKESGRDEVKTVNVHIPTVYDLPDAQKVEDEINKITEEKYKIRLDLNFITTGNWLQQSNLLFTGDEADVIAVYSTPLTTYVKNGQLVDLTEYYDKASDAFKAVWSQEEMQGTTVNGKIYAVPNMRNFGNYFGLNIDSDIAAEFGIEEGQKLTMEDVDTFLRAAHEKYPDRYALAPQGTDTIIGQWSWDGLGDSKYIGVLPECGQSTEVQNLFDTKDFREFCTWTRAWYKDGLIMQDILSNTQPWQTMIGNKQAIACLDNYGVNGLNGMIRTVILDKWAVANSYSELCYGINMNSKDKDAAWEVMEILYTDAEVSKLLNDGIEGTHYVKNDDGTISFPDGKTAADCGYGMADEYWITPYSANSLPLDVNGASFFEDLLKFNEETMKSKAFGFAFDTTEVADQYAACCSVMDKYYKALMSGTVDVESTIEQADKEFEAAGLNDIIKAKQEQLDTFLAGR
- a CDS encoding ABC transporter permease, with amino-acid sequence MAKTAVKPAGGLHRKMAKRKMTLALLSMMLPGFIYLIINNYIPMAGLVIAFKRFDYSKGIWGSDWCGLSNFTYLFKTQDALNIIRNTVCYNLVFILLGNLLAVAVAVMLNFLRGRMNKKIYQTVILIPYLISMVVVSYIVFGFLSQENGFLNKMIVSMGGDTVSWYTEAKYWPFILVLVNLWKGFGYSSILYYATVIGIDSALYEAATVDGAGRWRQVWHVTLPGLKGTIITMVLLNIGRMFYTDFGLFYQVPMRSGLISSVTDTIDVFVYKGLTQLNDIGRASAAGFLQSVLGFILVLTVNFIVRKVDEENALF
- a CDS encoding carbohydrate ABC transporter permease, whose product is MVSKNKTGQIVLNIIFILLAVTALAPFLLLISSSLTSEPVLMKEGYSFWPKEFSLASYAYLFKSSTKILRGYGITIFVTVVGTVLSVLITTLFAYPLSRKELPGRYLFSFFVFFTMLFNGGLVPTYMMWTQTFHIKDTLWALILPGLLMNAFYVIMMRSFFTANIPDALVEAARIDGAGEYKILFKIVLPLSKPMMATLALMIGLGYWNDWMNSLYYITNEKLFSIQAILNTIITNIQFLTSGQSAAASNVDLSQLPSVGIRMAIAVIGILPVLCIYPFFQKYFVKGIVVGGVKG
- a CDS encoding sodium-dependent transporter, which gives rise to MKKNSAGTSRTRDAFRSKFGFIVACVGSAVGMGNIWMFPYRTGQYGGAAFLIPYFIFVAILGFSGVVGEMAFGRAMKTGPLGAFGKVMEMRGLKGGRLIGMIPVLGSLAIGIGYSVVVGWFLRFLWGSLSGNMFHAADVSAYFGEIAGNFGSTGWHMAGLAVTFVIMAFGVSKGIEKMNKIMMPLFFIFFLFLMIRVLTLGNAGAGYKYLFVPKWEYLMQPKTWVFALGQAFFSLSLAGSGTLVYGSYLSKDVDVVESARNVAFFDTCAAILAGLVVIPAVFAFGLDVSAGPPLMFITLPEVFRQMPFGQVFAVVFFVAVLFAAVTSLMNLFETPIEALQEQFGLSRKMAVILVAFAAAAVGIFIESADMVSVWMDVVSIYIIPLGALLAAVMFFWAAPRGFAREQVQTGRRKPLGKWFEPATKYLFVGLTFVVYILGIFYGGIG
- a CDS encoding diaminopimelate dehydrogenase, which produces MSIRIGILGYGNLGRGVECAVKQNPDMELAAVFTRRNPADVHIMTETAKVYHVDEAVKMKDEIDVLILCGGSATDLPKQTPEFAQYFNVVDSFDTHAKIPEHFADVDAAAKKSGKIGLISVGWDPGMFSLNRLYANAVLPEGTDYTFWGKGVSQGHSDAVRRIEGVVDARQYTIPVEKALTAVRNGENPTLTTGEKHTREVFVTVEEGADRERIEKEIKTMPNYFDEYETTVHFISEEQMKAEHAGLPHGGFVIRTGKTGWEQEHSHVIEYSLKLDSNPEFTSSVIVAYARAAYRLNREGQSGCRTVFDIAPAYLTVKSPEELRKHML